CCCGCACCACTGGGCGGCCCGCGACGCCGTGCAGGGCGGGCGCCTGGGCACCGTCAAGCTGCTCGATTCCATCCACGTGCAGGTCGAGGACGATCCCACGGCGTGGCGGCTCCAGAAGGACCTCGCGGGGGGCGGCCCGTTGCCGGACGTGGGCATCTACAGCGTGAACACGCTGCGCTTCGTGACCGGCCAGGAACCCGAGTGGGTCTTTGCCACCCTGCACCAGCCCAAAAAGGACAAGCGCTTCCGCGAGGTCGAGGAGTCCGTCAGCTTCCTGCTGGGCTTCCCGGACGGCGTGACTGCCACCGTGCACACCAGTTACGGTGCGTTCAAGACCGACACCCTGCGCGTGATGGGCGACCGCGGCAGCCTGCTGATGGACCCCGCGTTCACGTACCGGGGCCTGAAACTCTCCATCGAGGACAGCGCGGGCACCACCGTGCCGAGCTTCCCCGACTACAACCAGTTCGGCCTGGAGTTCGACCACTTCGCGCAGCGTGTCCGCGACGGCCGGGCGCCGTGGACGCCGGGCGAGGAGGCCGTGCAGGACCACGTGATCATGGACGCCCTGTACGAGAGCGCCCGCAGCGGCGAGGTGGTGAAGCTCAAGGGTGTGAAGAAGAAGGACGCCTTCCGCGGCACCAAGCCCCAGCTGCCCGGCAGCGGGGACTGACCACGTCCAGCAGCTCGACCCTGTAGCATCCCCCGCATCCGTTCGCTCGCGGCGCCCCTAGATTCGGGAGCATGGATTTGCGCTCCGGGCAGGCCTTCTGGCCCCTGCAAAGCGGCCTCATGCACACCTACCCGCCGCTGACGCAGGGTGAGCGAGCGGACGTGCTGGTGATCGGAGCCGGCATCACCGGGGCGCTGCTGGCCGACGCCCTGAGCGCGGCCGGGCTGGACACGGTGGTGCTCGACCGGCGCGACGTCGCCACCGGCAGCACCAGCGCCAGCACGGCCCTGCTGCAATACGAGATCGACACGAACCTCGTCGACCTGATTCCCATGATCGGCCAGCGCCACGCGGAGCGCGCGTACCAGCTGTGCCGCGAGTCCATCGACATGATCCGGCACGTGACGGCCACGCTGCCGGACGACTGCGGCTTCAAGGAGCGCGGCAGCCTGTACTACGCCAGCACCCGCCGCGACGCCCGCATGCTGGCACGCGAACACACTGCCCGCGAGGCCGCCGGCCTGACGGTCGAACTGCTCGACCACCGCGAGCTGCGCGACCGTTTCGGGATCGGCGCGCCCAACGCCCTGTACAGCCCGGACGGCGCGGAGGTCGATCCGTACCGCCTCGCGCAGCACCTGCTGTGGCGCGCCCGCGACCGGGGCGCCCGTGTGTACGACCGCACCACCGTCACGCGGCTGGACGAGCACCGCACGGAGTTCACGGCGCACACCGACCGCGGGCTGACCGTCACGGCCCGGTACGTGATCGTCGCCACCGGCTACGAAGCCGAGACCTTCCTGGGCCGGCGGCTGGCGCAGCTGAAGAACTCCTACGCGCTGGCGACCGAGCCGGTCGGCCGCGAGCCCTGGCCGACCGGCTGCCTGATCTGGGAAACGGCCCGCCCGTACCTCTACGCCCGCACCACCGCTGACGGCCGGATCGTGATGGGCGGCGAGGACGACTCCTTCAACAGTCCCCTTCGGCGCGAGAAGGCGCTGGCGGGCAAACAGCGGCGCCTGGAGCGCAAGCTCGAGAAGCTGCTGCCGGACCTGGAGCTGGAGGTCGCCTTTGCGTGGGCCGGCACCTTCGGCGAGACGAAGGACGGCCTCGCGTACATCGGCCCGAAGGAAGCGGGCTCGCGCCTGCTGTTCGCGCTCGGGTACGGCGGCAACGGCATCACGTACTCCGCGCAGGCCGCCCGCCTCCTCACCGCGTATGTGCAGGGCCGGACGGACGCCGATCTGGAGATCTTCGACCTGAACCGCTGAGGGCCTGACAGTTCGGTGCCACCGGCGCCCCTCGCCGGCGGTCTATTGCCCGCTGGTGACCTTCAGGCCGACGATGGCCACGACCATCAGGACCATGAAGGCCACGCGGGCGGCGCCGGCCGGCTCGTGGAACAGCGCGATGCCGAGAATGGCCGCGCCCACCGCGCCGATACCGACCCACACGCCGTACGCCGTGCCGATGGGCAGGGTCCGGGCGGCCACGCCGAGCAGGCCCATGCTGGCGATCATGCTCAGCACCGTGAGCACCGTGGGCAGGGGCCGGGTGAACCCCTCGGTGTATTTCAGGCCGATGGCCCAGCCGACTTCCAGCAGTCCCGCGACAACGAGCAAGATCCACGCCATGACGTGACACCTCCTTGGTGTCTCGCCGTCTTGTCGTGACCGGGTACGGCGGAACTCTCGTCCGGGCGGCCTGGGGCCACGGGAGCAGTGTGCCATCCAGGCGGCTGGGCCGGGTAAGCAGGGTGTCAAGGCGTGCCTACACTCCGGTGCCGTTCCGTCGGTAGACGTGAGCGGCAACGTTGAAGGTCGTACAGGACACGGGTGAACCCCTGCCGCAGCGGACCACGGATCAGGGGTCGTCCAGCACGTCCACGCGGATGCGGTCGTCGGCGGGCGAGTAGACGCACGTGAAGTCCAGCATCCGGCCGTCCGGGCGGGTGACCGCGGCATTCCAGCGCGTTCCGTCGGCGCCCTCGCTGATTCCCTGGGCGGCGTCCGCCACGGCCGGGAAGCGCAGGTCGGCCACGGGCAGCAGCAGCGCGGCCGACACACTCGTCTGGCAGCGGGCCACCAGATCCGCGGCGCCGGTGCCGCCCGGCGCGTCGTTCGGCATGGCCGGGGCCGCCGCGGGCCGCACGGCCAGCCACGCGACGAGCGCCACGACCGGCACGAAGGGCAGCGCCCAGCGCACGGCCCACCAGCGCGGGCGGGGGCCCAGCGCAGCACGCACCTCGCGGCGGTACGCCAGCGCCGCCAGCCGGTGGCGGGCGGCGTCCTGCGCGGCGGCGCGGGCCTGAGCAGCCGCCACCTCCTCCGCCTCGATGCGGCGGCGTTCCTCCTCGCTGAGCATACTCGGCAGAGTAAGGTGCTCAGAGGAGCATGGCGTCGGTCGAAAGGCGGAGAAACGCCTACGCCAGCGTGCGCGGCCGGGTGGGGCTGTCGGTGATGGCGGAGTACACGAAGGTGCGCAGGTCGTCCCGCACGCGGTCCGGCGACAGCAGCAGCTGCGTCATGAAGATCACGGCCAGGTCCTCGGTCGGGTCGATCCAGAAGTACGTGCCGGCCGCGCCGCCCCAGTAAAAGTCGCCGGCGTTGCCGATGCGCAGGCTGCGCGCCGGATCGAGGGTCACCGCGAAGCCCAGTCCGAAGCCCACGCCCGCCGAGCCGGTCTCGGACGCGGCGATGGCGGAGCGCATCAGGGTGGCGATGTCCGCGCCGCCCGGCAGGTGGTTGCGGGTCATGAGTTCCAGCGTCTTGGGGCCGATCAGCCGCGCGCCGTCCAGTTCGCCGCCGCGCAGCAGCATGCGGCAAAAGCGCAGGTAATCGGCTGCCGTGGATACCAGGCCTCCGCCCCCCGAGACGAAGTGCGGCGCAGCCAGGTACGGACTGGTGGCCCGCGCGTCGTAGAGCACGCGTCCCTGCGGGGTCAGCGCGTAGCACGGCATGAAGCGCCCGGCCTTGTCCGGCGCCACGGAGAAGTCGGTGTCCACCATACCCAGCGGCCCCAGGATGCGCTGGCGCACGAACTCCTCGAAGGGCTGCTCCGCGATCCGGCCCACCACGGCGCCCAGGACGTCGGTGGCGAAGGAGTAGTGCCACGCCTCGCCGGGCGCGTACTCCAGCGGCAGGTCGGCCAGCGCCGTGATCATGCCCTCCAGCGTGGTGGTCGTGCCCAGGCCCAGGGCGCGGTACGCCCCGTCCAGCCGCCCACCCTGCTGGATGTGGTAGCTCAGGCCCGCCGTGTGCCGCAGCAGATCGACCATCAGCATGGGCCGGCGCGGCGGCTCGGACGTGAAGCGGCCCAGTTCTCCGCCGGTCCACACGCCCAGGTTCGCCCACTCGGGAATCACGCGGCTGACCGGATCGCCCAGCGCCACCTTGCCGTCCTCGACCAGCATCATGAACGCCAGACTCGTGATCGGCTTGGTCATGGAGTAGATGCGGAAGATGTGGTCGTCCCGCAGCGCCACCCCCGCCTCCACGTCCGCGAAGCCCTGCGCGTGCTGGTGCACGATCTCGCCGCGGCGGTACACCAGCGTCAGGGCGTTCGGGAGGACGCCGGTATCGAGGTACGTGGCCCTGAGGTGATCTTCCCAGGCGTGCAGGCGGTCAGTCGAGATGCCAGCGGTCATGGTCATGGGCGCTCCTTGGGTGGCTCTGTGCCGCTGAGGATACACACCGCTCTGCGTGCTCCGGTGGAGGGCCGCTGCCCCGCGCTCCCGCCGTCCCGCTGCTCCGGCCAGCCGCCGGGCGCCCTGTGCGAGCATGGCGGTCATGAGCCGCGCCCTGAGCCCCTCGCCCACGGCGCAGCACCCGGCGCCGCCCCTGGTCCCCCGCACCCTGGGGGTGGGGCTGATCCTGGTCGTCATGATCGTCGCGTTCGAGGCCATGGCGGTTGGCACCGTCATGCCGCGCGTGGCGTCCGACCTGAACGGGCTGGCGCTGTTCGGCTGGGCGTCCAGCGCCTTCTTGCTCTCCAGCCTGTTCGGCGCAGTGGCGAGCGGCACGCTGGCCGACCGGTGCGGGCTGGCGCCGGGCACCGTGGTGTCGCTGGCGCTGTTCGCGCTGGGCCTGCTGGTGGGCGGCACGGCCGCCTCGATGCCGGCGTTCGTGCTGGGCCGCGTGATCCAGGGGCTGGGCGCCGGCGGCCTGGGCGCGCTGCCGTGGGCGGTCATCACGACGCGTTACCCGGAGGCGTCGCGGCCCCGCATGCTGGCGGCCATGTCCAGCGCGTGGCTGCTGCCGGTGCTGGTCGGCCCCCTGATCGCCAGCGTGATCGCGGACCAGTGGTCGTGGCGACCGGTGTTCTGGGGCCTGGTG
The genomic region above belongs to Deinococcus metalli and contains:
- a CDS encoding Gfo/Idh/MocA family protein, which encodes MPRKPHIKPPTPESRRVGYAIVGLGKLSVEELIPAVRTSQEGYVAALVTSELDKGREFARALDLKDSDVYAYDDFEALAQREDVQAVYIVLPNSLHREFITRAAKMGKHILSEKPLGMNAKDAQKIVDTCKKAGVQLMTAYRCQYTPHHWAARDAVQGGRLGTVKLLDSIHVQVEDDPTAWRLQKDLAGGGPLPDVGIYSVNTLRFVTGQEPEWVFATLHQPKKDKRFREVEESVSFLLGFPDGVTATVHTSYGAFKTDTLRVMGDRGSLLMDPAFTYRGLKLSIEDSAGTTVPSFPDYNQFGLEFDHFAQRVRDGRAPWTPGEEAVQDHVIMDALYESARSGEVVKLKGVKKKDAFRGTKPQLPGSGD
- a CDS encoding NAD(P)/FAD-dependent oxidoreductase; this encodes MDLRSGQAFWPLQSGLMHTYPPLTQGERADVLVIGAGITGALLADALSAAGLDTVVLDRRDVATGSTSASTALLQYEIDTNLVDLIPMIGQRHAERAYQLCRESIDMIRHVTATLPDDCGFKERGSLYYASTRRDARMLAREHTAREAAGLTVELLDHRELRDRFGIGAPNALYSPDGAEVDPYRLAQHLLWRARDRGARVYDRTTVTRLDEHRTEFTAHTDRGLTVTARYVIVATGYEAETFLGRRLAQLKNSYALATEPVGREPWPTGCLIWETARPYLYARTTADGRIVMGGEDDSFNSPLRREKALAGKQRRLERKLEKLLPDLELEVAFAWAGTFGETKDGLAYIGPKEAGSRLLFALGYGGNGITYSAQAARLLTAYVQGRTDADLEIFDLNR
- a CDS encoding DMT family transporter, giving the protein MAWILLVVAGLLEVGWAIGLKYTEGFTRPLPTVLTVLSMIASMGLLGVAARTLPIGTAYGVWVGIGAVGAAILGIALFHEPAGAARVAFMVLMVVAIVGLKVTSGQ
- a CDS encoding serine hydrolase domain-containing protein, which codes for MTMTAGISTDRLHAWEDHLRATYLDTGVLPNALTLVYRRGEIVHQHAQGFADVEAGVALRDDHIFRIYSMTKPITSLAFMMLVEDGKVALGDPVSRVIPEWANLGVWTGGELGRFTSEPPRRPMLMVDLLRHTAGLSYHIQQGGRLDGAYRALGLGTTTTLEGMITALADLPLEYAPGEAWHYSFATDVLGAVVGRIAEQPFEEFVRQRILGPLGMVDTDFSVAPDKAGRFMPCYALTPQGRVLYDARATSPYLAAPHFVSGGGGLVSTAADYLRFCRMLLRGGELDGARLIGPKTLELMTRNHLPGGADIATLMRSAIAASETGSAGVGFGLGFAVTLDPARSLRIGNAGDFYWGGAAGTYFWIDPTEDLAVIFMTQLLLSPDRVRDDLRTFVYSAITDSPTRPRTLA